One Plasmodium coatneyi strain Hackeri chromosome 14, complete sequence genomic window carries:
- a CDS encoding Asparagine-rich protein yields MEEIPQEMNDRQDDKCSKKSTPVKSKDDAPAVNGKGGKGSNSSCKSAGATAAAGTSGGAGGYLFSLIDRFNSLKKVDQKVEEKKSGNLKEPNECNGTDQKGDVKKGTDEASRDGDAKKEGKADPAAKSERGRGKKGLKKEPKKGVKEGKDGSEEIGKTGETVQRVEKSSDKKNPQDEIEKGTSEPVSCKNGKKANSKGDVGNKEKPTNASDSAKEGDGYTSNNSGSNRGKGAPSDRGSGNSNEDPLMKSPCDGELAKVQELIKQIKKNEELYSDELNGDLLFLYEELYHTLLDRLESTKLKNKDMKKLIKREIEKFKENHSIVSDYLKGCEQEVKATLVSWGGDDEQAGKQSDKQSAEQSDKQSDKQSGEQSRQESEKSQEATAQQLDQGMVSQVKKSFHQYVEQKMSNDNYDHSALEENLLKNRNMSLLFLLFCKKHIIRFVEEVFSTMRLIVQKGEKCKNQMSSLLKRLNSMNTILHFLITTNERNGGVDNAVNTAGNSSGLMHGSYSDKAFQRDTKLCINGVNTKMGMALVENKDYVDVKRETEELGEKDDKHKHLHERLQSNHLHQELPNKTNFRSLSNGSNKTSKINKLSLNKKTFNYFRKDMNETQVSLSTCLTDTSVLDKKVRDKNVKKKVIGNENDSSDVVAQSDKEGAPSKKAPYENAGSGSANGSGNGSRSGKNTQGNSSSNDYFSDMMVYISWVPKSARCQYPLELPKNSAERNKLAEYIEAKEQMLYILKLMGYEEIDNIYFHPPKGSHIKIKFRTLACMNKFLRAYKNTPDKWKEDMFNFFNIPLRSSISVRDLRIERAVPRSSASEFKKIKKISKNYQDLFLFKDNYNLCEDGNSTTSKMEKVNLHYDAFNKHIMVHNNSGGTTAATSAAASVAGVPTAAGAIGMVVTDPQQHYNESTHFSLKKNADQGKSFSKMKGIMGPMGGEFNSGVMHGVGGNPSHVDDLHNGNMSLGVNATSTASYGGLSSFGGYGGGISTGTTSIMGGIGTSSSYLNGAGNGMMNSGVHAPYPFSGHHNTSSSTTTATALMMPNGMLNRVSGASGNVQHGVYMGGKNGGNNVRDDGRTFLGGTHMGSGFSSGNGGMGSSVSGHYGSPMGSHLANHSGNHIGNHLGTPLNSDTFNHYSSGWMHSGGLSNKGGSGKPSYPINHNNTMCTSTSASKILYPTKSGRNVNNKGSCVGMGGTSGGEVVGGSFLSSSKFLGNSNSNSHNGMHAMNKDFLTNGSYTLKKQTHYASFSNNSNGNMNSLNDHFYAFNGSGGSTANVNGLNDLNGAHGVNGGTIGSNGIGSHNYGSSSIMVNTVHNTQHSNNNSNNNSTRGTQNGTTNLNPFSTSSAHLDTATFTKEKNYLRGFKNSYMGMGSFGGGSAYSENNLNNSCSNSCSNSIMNNSNGLMGFSHGRVGGEESLKSNNVSGNDSSSANCHSNKYESDLASQKYGNQNDDMKEDFKNLINIDFINDIDMEFDEKNNDQISVNNGSDHNSGNVYEEFHQLNNRHTNNEKRLNELSSCMSEEFLSGGAKARDFEKFDKFASFEKFDSFDKFESYNKYDKYDKYDNYDKYDSYDKYDKFDTYDKLPFKNVNHEPSYRMNGEEDEQAEAADAEDAEVKNFNDEINLREKEFANSNSSLSKNNQVGNAFGVDVDDDTGMILSEGFNNYFCEENPKSLYNYYGSSSGGGMLTHTTSTATTGNKSSLHLNLSTSGNSGHNSSSAILGEATLSNNCSGGMETSENGIGTSAANGLANSSGNSTTNSVGNNGMINTTSSLYRNTMTPKLYMDANPMNSTFGKYDEGNFCEVNKEDKLRETGDGAASAVADYDLKMSEEDANKGFLNYPFQSSRVDNEQSFSDNYVNFF; encoded by the coding sequence ATGGAGGAAATTCCCCAGGAAATGAATGATCGACAAGATGATAAATGCTCGAAGAAGTCGACCCCAGTGAAGTCGAAAGATGATGCGCCAGCTGTAAATGGAAAGGGAGGTAAAGGGAGCAACAGCAGCTGCAAGAGCGCCGGAGCGACCGCAGCGGCTGGGACCAGTGGAGGTGCCGGTGGTTACCTATTCAGTTTGATAGACCGATTTAATAGCCTGAAGAAGGTTGATCAgaaggtggaagaaaaaaaaagtggtaaCTTGAAGGAACCAAATGAGTGTAATGGTACCGACCAGAAGGGGGAcgtgaaaaaaggaacggaCGAGGCAAGTCGCGATGGTGATGcaaagaaggagggaaaagcGGATCCCGCCGCAAAGAGTGAGAGAGGCCGTGGTAAGAAGGGCCTAAAGAAAGAGCCCAAGAAAGGggtgaaagaaggaaaagacgGTAGCGAAGAAATTGGCAAGACGGGCGAAACTGTCCAACGGGTGGAGAAAAGCTCCGATAAAAAGAACCCCCAAGATGAGATTGAAAAGGGAACAAGTGAACCCGTTTCTTGTAAAAACGGGAAGAAAGCGAATAGCAAGGGAGATGTAGGGAACAAGGAAAAGCCAACCAATGCTTCGGACTCCGCTAAGGAAGGAGATGGTTATACGAGCAACAATAGTGGAAGCAACAGGGGGAAGGGTGCCCCCTCCGATCGTGGAAGCGGAAACTCCAATGAGGACCCCTTGATGAAAAGTCCATGCGATGGGGAGCTAGCCAAAGTACAGGAACTAAttaagcaaataaaaaaaaatgaagagctGTACAGTGATGAGTTGAACGGGGATCTGTTATTTCTCTACGAAGAGCTGTATCACACGCTTCTGGACCGTCTAGAGTcgacaaaattgaaaaataaagacatgAAAAAACTCATAAAAAGGGAGATAGAGAAGTTTAAGGAGAATCACAGCATCGTGTCGGATTACCTTAAAGGGTGCGAACAGGAGGTGAAAGCAACGCTGGTGAGTTGGGGCGGTGATGATGAACAGGCTGGAAAACAGTCTGATAAGCAGTCCGCTGAACAGTCTGATAAACAGTCTGATAAACAGTCTGGTGAACAGTCGCGCCAAGAATCGGAGAAGAGCCAGGAAGCGACCGCCCAGCAGCTCGACCAAGGAATGGTAAGTCAAGTGAAGAAATCCTTTCATCAATAcgtggaacaaaaaatgagtAACGACAATTATGATCACAGCGCGTTGGAAGAGAATTTGCTAAAGAACAGAAACATGAGCTTGCTCTTCCTGCTGTTTTGTAAAAAGCACATTATCCGCTTTGTGGAGGAAGTTTTTTCCACCATGCGCCTAATTGTTCAGAAGGGTGAGAAGTGCAAGAATCAAATGAGCTCCCTCTTGAAGAGACTAAACTCTATGAATACCATTTTACATTTCCTAATCACAACGAATGAGCGTAACGGTGGTGTAGATAATGCTGTGAATACGGCCGGCAATAGTAGTGGCTTAATGCACGGATCGTACAGCGATAAGGCCTTCCAGAGGGACACGAAGCTGTGTATAAACGGAGTAAACACCAAAATGGGAATGGCTTTAGTGGAGAACAAAGACTACGTCGATGTCAAGCGGGAGACGGAGGAATTGGGTGAGAAAGACGATAAGCATAAGCACCTGCATGAACGACTACAGTCGAATCATCTGCACCAAGAATTGCCCAACAAAACGAATTTCAGATCATTAAGCAATGGGAGCAACAAAACCAGTAAAATCAATAAACTCAGCTTAAACAAGAAGACATTCAACTACTTCCGGAAGGACATGAACGAAACGCAGGTTAGTCTGTCGACTTGCTTAACGGATACATCCGTTTTGGATAAAAAGGTGCGtgataaaaatgtgaaaaagaaggttattGGTAACGAAAATGATAGCAGCGATGTAGTGGCGCAGAGTGATAAGGAAGGCGCCCCCTCGAAGAAGGCACCTTATGAAAACGCAGGCAGTGGCAGTGCAAATGGAAGTGGTAACGGAAGCcgaagtggaaaaaacaCGCAGGGGAACAGTTCGTCGAATGACTACTTCAGCGATATGATGGTATACATTTCGTGGGTTCCGAAAAGCGCCCGATGCCAGTACCCATTGGAGTTGCCAAAAAACTCAGCCGAGAGGAATAAGCTAGCCGAATATATAGAAGCAAAGGAGCAAATGCTCTACATTCTTAAGCTAATGGGATATGAAGAGAtagataatatatattttcaccCCCCTAAAGGATCTcatattaaaataaagttTAGAACGCTAGCTtgcatgaacaaatttttaaggGCTTACAAAAACACCCCTGATAAGTGGAAGGAGGacatgtttaattttttcaacatcCCCCTGAGAAGCAGCATTTCCGTGAGGGACCTTCGAATTGAGAGAGCTGTTCCTAGATCCTCTGCGTCGGAGTTTAAAAAGATCAAAAAGATTAGCAAAAATTATCAAGACTTGTTTCTATTTAAGGACAATTATAATCTGTGTGAGGATGGAAATAGCACCACTTCCAAGATGGAAAAAGTCAACCTGCACTACGATGCGTTTAACAAGCATATCATGGTACACAATAACAGTGGGGGGACTACAGCTGCTACTTCTGCGGCCGCTTCTGTGGCGGGTGTTCCCACTGCAGCAGGTGCTATAGGGATGGTAGTAACGGACCCGCAGCAGCACTACAATGAAAGTACTCATTTTAGCTTGAAAAAGAACGCTGATCAGGGAAAGAGTTTTTCCAAGATGAAGGGCATTATGGGACCCATGGGTGGTGAGTTCAACTCAGGGGTTATGCATGGCGTGGGTGGAAATCCATCCCACGTGGACGACCTTCACAACGGGAATATGTCCCTAGGCGTGAACGCCACGAGTACCGCTTCTTATGGAGGCCTGAGCAGTTTTGGTGGCTATGGAGGTGGCATTTCTACAGGCACGACGAGCATCATGGGGGGTATCGGCACCAGTAGTAGCTACCTGAACGGCGCGGGAAATGGCATGATGAACAGCGGCGTTCATGCACCTTACCCCTTCTCGGGGCACCACAACACCAGtagcagcaccaccacagCCACCGCACTGATGATGCCCAATGGAATGCTTAACAGGGTTAGCGGAGCTAGCGGAAACGTGCAGCACGGAGTTTAtatgggggggaagaatgGCGGTAATAATGTGAGAGATGATGGAAGAACCTTCCTAGGAGGCACCCACATGGGAAGTGGATTCTCAAGTGGGAATGGCGGCATGGGGAGCAGCGTGAGTGGGCACTATGGCAGTCCCATGGGAAGTCACTTAGCAAACCACTCAGGAAACCACATAGGAAACCACTTAGGAACACCCCTCAACAGCGATACCTTCAACCACTACTCCAGCGGATGGATGCACAGCGGCGGCCTCAGTAACAAAGGAGGGAGCGGAAAACCGAGTTACCCCATTAACCATAACAACACCATGTGCACGTCCACGAGCGCTTCGAAAATTTTGTATCCTACGAAGAGCGGCAGGAACGTGAACAACAAAGGTAGTTGCGTGGGAATGGGTGGCACCTCTGGGGGAGAAGTAGTCGGAGGGTCTTTTCTGTCCAGCTCCAAGTTCCTCGGCAACAGCAATAGCAACAGCCATAACGGCATGCATGCCATGAACAAGGATTTTCTCACCAATGGAAGTTACACCCTAAAGAAGCAGACGCACTACGCATCCTTCTCGAATAACTCCAACGGAAACATGAATTCACTGAATGACCATTTTTACGCCTTCAATGGTAGCGGTGGAAGTACGGCCAACGTGAATGGATTAAACGACCTTAACGGTGCACACGGAGTGAACGGAGGCACCATTGGTAGCAACGGTATAGGAAGTCACAATTACGGAAGCAGCAGCATCATGGTGAATACAGTTCACAACACACAGCatagcaacaacaacagtaataataattcgACTAGGGGGACACAAAACGGGACCACCAATTTGAACCCCTTCTCGACCAGCAGTGCACATCTGGACACAGCCACATTCaccaaggagaaaaattatttgcgTGGATTTAAAAATTCCTACATGGGCATGGGAAGTTTTGGTGGAGGAAGCGCGTATTCAGAGAACAACCTAAACAATAGCTGCAGCAACAGTTGTAGCAACAGCATTATGAACAACAGCAACGGGCTGATGGGTTTCTCTCACGGAAGGGTAGGGGGCGAAGAGTCTCTGAAGTCGAACAATGTAAGTGGTAACGACAGCAGCAGCGCCAACTGCCATAGTAATAAGTACGAATCCGATTTGGCTAGCCAAAAGTATGGCAACCAAAACGATGATATGAAGGAGGACTTTAAAAATCTGATCAACATAGACTTCATTAACGACATCGACATGGAGTTCGACGAGAAGAACAACGACCAAATATCTGTGAACAATGGTAGTGACCACAACAGTGGGAATGTGTACGAAGAATTCCACCAACTGAATAATAGACACACGAATAATGAGAAGCGGTTAAACGAGTTAAGCAGTTGCATGAGCGAAGAGTTCCTAAGCGGGGGCGCCAAGGCTCGTGACTTTGAAAAGTTCGACAAATTTGCAAGCTTCGAAAAATTCGACAGCTTTGACAAGTTTGAAAGCTACAACAAGTATGATAAGTATGATAAGTATGATAACTACGATAAGTATGATAGTTATGATAAGTATGATAAGTTCGATACGTACGATAAGCTGCCCTTTAAGAACGTGAACCATGAGCCCAGCTACCGCATGAACGGAGAGGAAGATGAGCAGGCAGAAGCGGCAGACGCAGAAGATGCAGAGGTAAAAAACTTCAACGACGAAATAAATTTACGTGAAAAGGAATTTGCGAACTCGAATTCCAGTCTTAGTAAGAATAATCAAGTTGGAAATGCCTTCGGAGTGGATGTTGATGATGACACGGGGATGATCCTGTCTGAGGGATTTAACAACTACTTCTGTGAAGAGAACCCCAAAAGTTTGTACAACTATTATGGTAGTTCTAGCGGAGGTGGAATGCTGACTCATACCACTTCTACGGCCACCACTGGTAATAAGAGTAGCTTGCATTTAAATTTGAGCACAAGTGGAAATAGCGGGCATAATAGCAGCTCAGCTATTTTGGGAGAAGCCACTTTGAGTAATAATTGCAGTGGGGGTATGGAAACATCAGAGAATGGCATAGGCACTTCTGCGGCGAACGGGTTGGCTAACTCATCTGGAAACTCCACGACCAACTCAGTTGGCAACAACGGCATGATCAACACGACCTCTTCCCTTTACCGGAACACCATGACCCCTAAATTGTATATGGATGCTAACCCAATGAACAGCACCTTTGGAAAGTATGATGAGGGTAACTTTTGCGAGGTAAACAAGGAAGACAAACTGAGAGAAACAGGGGATGGTGCAGCTTCCGCAGTGGCTGACTACGATTTAAAAATGAGCGAAGAGGATGCAAATAAaggttttttaaattacccTTTCCAGTCCTCACGTGTCGACAACGAGCAAAGTTTTTCGGACAATTACGTTAACTTCTTCTGA